Within Pseudodesulfovibrio senegalensis, the genomic segment CGATCCTCGCCCGATTCACCATGCTTGCCACAGGCGGCGTAGGACAGGTGTTCCTGCATACCACCAACACCCAAAGCTCCATCGGTTCCGGACTGGCAATGGCCCAACGCGCCGGTGCCAAGCTCATGAACTGCGAATACATCCAATTCCACCCCACGGCACTGTATGGAGGAGCAAAACGCGGGGAACGCCGTTTTCTCGTTTCCGAAGCAGTTCGTGGCGAAGGAGCCAAACTGGTCAATGGTTCGGGCGAAGCCTTCATGCCCAAATACGACGAACGGGCAGACCTCGCCCCGCGAGACATCGTCACCAGAGCCATCATGGACGAAATGCTCCACTCCGGGGCGGATTGCGTATATCTGGACGTTTCCAACAACGTGGACTGCGATATTCACGAACGGTTCCCTACCATTTCGCAAAACTGCGCCAACATGGGCGTGGACATCTGCAGTCAGCCTATTCCCGTGGTACCGGCTGCCCACTATTTCTGCGGCGGCGTGCTCACGGACATCAATGGGCGCACGACCCTCGACAGGCTCTACGCCGCCGGAGAGACCAGCTGCACAGGCGTGCATGGCGCAAACAGGCTGGCCAGCACTTCTTTGCTTGAAGGATTGGTTTGGGGATATGGGGCTGCCAATGATATTGCCAAACACCTCGCACACAAGAAAACCATTCTCACCCGCAAGCTCGTGGACAGCATTCCCGACTGGCAAAGTCCGGGCAACATAGAAAATGAAGATCCGGCACTGATAGCCCAGGATTGGGCGACCGTGCGCAATACCATGTGGAATTATGTGGGTATCGCACGCAACAAATACCGCCTCAACCGTGCCTTCGCGGACCTTCGCAACCTGTACAAGAATCTACAGGACTTCTATCGCAAAACCCCGCCATCCAAGCCTATCATCGACCTGTTCCACGGCAGCCAGTGCGCATACATCATTACGCTGGCCGCCATGCGCAACAAGCAATCAAAAGGGTGTCATTTCCGCGTACGGTGAAACGCCGCCCCCCCCAATAAAAAAAGGGCCTGCAGCATACAGCCGCAGGCCCTTTTCATATGCTAGAGGCACCATTTGCTATTTGCGCCAGAACTCAGGCACAAACAAGATGACCACCGTATAAATCTCCAATCTTCCCAAAACCATACAAAATGTCAGCATCCATTTGGCCATATCACTGAAATGCGCATAATTCTCCGTGGGACCAACTGTACCGATCCCGGGGCCGATATTGCCTATGCACGCCAGCGCAGCTGCAAAGGAAGATACGACATCCGCTCCTGTGCCGGCGACAACGAATGCACAGAGAACAAACAATCCGAGCCACAGGACAAAAAAGCCCCAAACACCCCTGATCACGTCATCAGGAACAGGACGACGCCCCATCTTGACCCGGGAAACAGCACGGGGGTGAATGAGGCGGAAAAGCTCCTGATATGACTGCTTCATGATCAACATGATACGCATGACCTTCATGCCGCCGCCCGTGGAACCGGCGCAACCGCCAACAAACATGCAAAACAGCAATATGGCCTGACAAACGCCCGGCCACAATTCGTAATTTGCAGTGGCAAACCCCGTGGTGGTCAGGATGGAGGCCACCTGGAACGAGGTATAGCGAAACGCGTCAGCGGTATTATCGTAATTGCCAGCCACATAGACCGCAACGGTCAGCACCAAGACAAAAAGGCTGAACAGCGAGACGAAAGTCCTGAATTCCGGGTCCTTGAACATGGTTTTAGGCTTTCCCTTGAGCAGCAGGTAATGCAAGGAAAAGTTGATTCCTGCAATCAACATGAATGCCGTGATCACATAATCGATGTACGCGCTGTCAAAATAGGCCACGGAAGTATTCTTGGTGGAAAAACCACCGGTGGCCATGGTGCCGAACGTATGGCACAGGGCATCAAACAGATCCATGCCACCGAACATGAGCAACACGGTCTCCAACACGGAAAAAAGAACATAAACCTTCCACAGCACCATTGCCGTGTCCTTGATGCGCGGCTTGAGTTTGTCCGGTACCGGGCCAGGAACCTCGGCCTTGTAAAGCTGCATGCCGCCCACACCGAGAAAAGGCAAAATGGCCAGGGAAAGGACAATAATCCCCATGCCTCCAAGCCAATGTGTCAGGCTGCGCCAAAAAAGAATACTGCGCGGCAGCGCTTCAATGTCGGACAACACGGAGGAGCCGGTGGTGGTAAAACCGGACAGGGACTCGAAAACACAATCCACAAGACCGGGAAACGTGCCACTGAAAAGAAACGGAAGGCCGCCGAATACACCGGCTGCAAACCAGCCAAGCGCCACAATGGCCATGCCCTCTCGATGACTGATCCCCTTTGCTGTCTTTTTTCTGAACACGAAAAAAAGCGTGACGCCGGAGGCCACGGTGATCAGCATGGCCAGCGCCAGGGGCATGGCCCCGGCATCACCGTAATACAGGCCCCAACACAAGGGCCAAAGCATGGTCAGCCCCACGCAGCCGACCAATGCCCCTATGACGTGCAGAACATACTGCCAACGCATCTAGAAGAACTCCATCTTCACATCCAACGCTTTTTCAACCTTGGGAATGTTCTGGCGGGTAGAAAGAATGATCAGCCGATCCTGCGGCTCGATGACCGTGTCGCCGCGGGGAATGACAACCTCGTCCCCACGCTGAAAACAGAGCACCAGACATCCGCGGGGAAAACCCAGATCCATGATGGGCTTGCCCACGATCTCTGAATTTTCCTGGGCGATCGCTTCCAGGGCTTCGGCTTCCTCGCCCTTGATGCTGGCCGTAGATATGACCTGCCCCCGGCGAATGAAATGCAGCAGGGAATTGATGGCCGACAGACGCGGGCAGACCAGATGGTCGATGCCGATAGGCTCGATCAGAGGCATGTATGCAAAGTTGTTGATTCTGGTGATGGTGCTTTTTGTTCCCAGACTCTTGGCCAGCACGCAACTCAGGATATTGGTCTCCTCGTCCCCGGTCACGGCAATGACAAGGTCAAGATCCCCAACGTTTTCCTGACTGAGCACCTCCTGGTCCGTACCGTTGCCCATAAGGACAATGGGCCGGTCCAATCGCTCGGAGAGCCAGTCGCACCGTCGCGGGTCCTGCTCCAGGATACGTGTATGATAAAACTTATTATCTAACGATTTTGCTAGCTTGTAACCGATATTACCACCGCCGATGATCAACACCTTGCGTAGAGGTTCAGCAGTGACGCCAAGGCGTTCAAGAATATCTTCCTGATCCTTGATGTCGTAGGCAAGATACACCACGTCCCCCTGCCTCACTTCGTCCGCACCGCTGGGAATTATGAGCGTATTGTCGCGCACGATGGCGGCTATGACCAGAGGCACGTCGCCAATGTGTTCGCGCAGGTTGAGCAAACGGGTGCCGATGAGCGGACTCTGGTCAGGCAGGTTGATACCGCTGAGACGTATCTTGCCCTGTGCGAACTCGCTGATTTCCATGGCTCCGGGCACGCTCATGAGGCGAAGAATGGAATCCACCACTTCCTGATCCGGATTGATTATCTTGGCGATGTTCAACCCGTCTCCCGTAAGCAATTCGGAATGATTGGTGTAATCGGCACTGCGAAGCCGGGCCAGCTTGGTTGTTTTCGGCGAAAGCCGGTTGGCGTAGAAGCAGGAAAGAATATTGACTTCGTCGCTATCGGTCACGGCCAAAAGAATGTCCGCGCCTTCCACTCCGGCATCAGACAACACTTGCGGGCTGCAGCCCGACCCTTCTATAGTCTGAACGTCTGTGGCTTCTGCCACCCGCTTGAGCGCGTCGGCAGACCTGTCCACCACCACGACTTCCTTGTTCTCTACAGCAAGGCGGCGGGAAATATGAAATCCGACTTCCCCGGCCCCCACGATAATAATACGCAAATCAGGCTCCTCGTTGCCATGACAGACTTGATCAACATGGCCTTTTTACGCATGTTTTCCCGTGTGTGCAACTTCATGATGGCAATGATTCGACCAAAACAAACACGGCGAAACGATCAATCATCGTGTTCAGGACCTCGCATAACAACACGTTTGATCATCGCAATACCAACACGCTCCACAAAGCGGGCTGTTCTTTCACGCGGTCGCGCCTTCGCCCGGTAGACCGCAAGCAGCCGGGACGCTAGAGCAATAGTCTGTTCATCATTCAAGCCCCTGCCGACTTCATCACCAGCCCGAATTTTTCGCCCGGCATTGCCGCCAAAAAAGACAGTCCACCCTTTTTTGCCCGTCCCCATCAGCCCCACATCGCGCACCACGGATTCGCCGCAACACCGGGGACAACCGGACAAACCACACTTGACCGGGGCAGGCATCGTTCCGAGATCTTCCAGCACCTTTTCCAACCGCTGTGCCATGCTTGCGGTGGACAGTGCTCCCCGCTTACACACGTCGTTTCCCGGACACCCGGAAATCATGTACTGCACAGAGGCACATGCCGAGCCCAGAGCTTGTTGCACACGGTCTGCCAAATCATTCGGCACGCCTTCCACCACCATGGTCCGGGCAGCAGAAAGACGGATTCCCGGCAATCCGAACTCCTGCACCACACGATTGACCACGCTCAAGTCGTCCGCGCAAACGCGTCCGTAGATGGATGCCACACCGACATCAAAGCTGCCGTCTCTGCGAGAGATAACGGCAGGCTTGGTATCTTCCTGCATTGCTTTTTTTTGCATCGTCACGGACATCCCTTCTCAGATCGGCGGAGCAATGGTCACCAGAACCCGCATGTCCGTATCCGCCTCAACGCCATGCGGTTCGGCAATGCGCGAGCATAGCACGTCCCCGGCACGGGCAGGGATGGACGCATCGTCCTGAGCCAAAAAACGACCTTCCCCTTCAAGCACGGCAATGGTCAGCTCGCCCTCAAGGTCATGGGAATGCACAGGCAGCTTCTGTCCGGCCCGAAAGTTGAAGCTGAGCACCTTCATATACGGCGACTCATGCACCAGCTGGCTGGAAAAGGCCAAATCCTTGAAACCGTTCAGTTCGTACAGGTTGACATTCTTCATTGTCGCACCTCCTGCGCTTCACAAATTCAGGGATTCGCGGGACAACACCCTGCCGTCACGCGCTATGATCATCCGTGTAGTCGCCACGGACCGGCCTGCCTTGGCCATGGCCCGTTCCAGAATAACGCTCATGGACGAGCAACACGGCACCTCCATCTCCATCACGGTTATGGTCTTCAAATCGTTCCGGGCAATGATCGCCGCCAACCGTTCAACATAGTCCTGCGCATCATCGAACTTGGGGCAGCCCATGACCACGACCTTGTCCCGGACATACCGGGCATGATAATCCGGCAGAGCAACGGCCACGCAGTCCGCGGTCAGCAACAAGTCGGCATCCTTCAAAAAAGGCGCGGTCGGCGGAACAAGCCGAAGCTGAACCGGCCAATGGGAAAGATTGGAAACGGCAGAAGCCTCTGAAACAGGAACATTGGCCTGCTGGCAGGGAGTCATGGTCTTGAGGGCCGCTCCCGGGCAACCACCGCCTGGCCGGGCTTTTTTGTCTATCCGCAAGCTTGCGGGGTCCGGCATGTGCTCGGGAACAGTTCTGCCCTGTTCGGTCAAAAGCTCAACAACGGCCCGAGGATCAAAGTCCTCGGCTTCCCGCTCTTCCACGGACAACGCGCCTTCCGGACATTCGCCAAGGCAGGCGCCAAGCCCGTCACAGTACACGTCGCTTACCAACCGCGCCTTTCCGTCAATGATCTGCAGGGCACCTTCTTCGCAACCCGGCACGCACAAGCCGCACCCGGTGCACTTTTCCTCATCGACCTTGATCATCTTGCGAATCACACCCATGACTCTACTCCTTTACAATATTTACATTCTCGCGACGCCAAGGAAGACCGCATGCAGACTGATCACAAGTGTCAAAAACAGAGCGCGCGAATTGACTGAATTCAAAAATGGAAACGAATAAGCGACGTGCCCACCCGGACATGCAGCAACACAATCCCCGCACAACGTGCAGTTCATTCCGGGTTGTCCGGCCACCATGGCCTCTTCGGAAAGCGCGTTGTAACGACAATGGGAAAAACAGGCCGAACACCGGGAACAATTGGTATCAATCCTGATACGCCACAGGGAAAGACGACCGAAAACAACGGCCAGCAGGCCCATGGGGCAAAAGGTCGTACAATGGACCATAAGCCCTGCCCTGCGTGAAAACACGAACATGATCCCGATGCCGATCAGGCCGAAAACCGCGGCAGCCCAAACCGCCACCAACCATGAGACGTCCTGCTGGCGCAAAATAACCGCCGCGCCAAGAACCAAAACCAAAGTGGCTCCGCGTCCCCACACGCCCAGACGCTCAAACTTCTTGTTCTGCCCGGCCTTTCCACCCCTACGGCTCATGAAATCGTCCAAGGCGCCAATATAGCAGAGATGGCTGCACCATGCCGGACCGACCAGGAAGACCGTGGCTGAAAACAGGGCAAGCATGAACACGCCCCCGCCGCGAAACACAGGGCCGGCCACAATGAGCGCGGGAACCGGAAGATGCAGATCTCCGGTCATGAGCATACGCTCCACCCCGGCCAACCCCAGAACCAGCTGCGAGAAAAAGACGATGGAGAAAAACGCCCAGATGCGTGGCCGCGCACGCCTGTTTTGTTGCGGGTCAAGCATCTTGCCGCCAATCCAGACCGCATACAGCCCAAGGGCAAACGTTTCCAGCCCGCCCCAGCCCGGAAAAAACCTGTCCGCCAGCAACAATGGAATTGCCGTCTTTGCCCGAATGAAGACAAGTACGATGATCACCACAAAAAACATGGCCGCACGCCAGCCGATGTTCTCCCTGTGACGGGAATAGAAATCACGCGCGCCTCTGCACATCAACGAAAACAGGGCCAACACATTCAGGGCTAAAACCATGCCCATGATTATGGTCGCGCGCGACCACGGAATATCCGCGGCCAACCGAAACCTGACCAGGTCAACGAAGGCGTTGACCCACTCCACGGAACCGAGCACCAGAATGCCCGCGGCCACAGGACGGACCCACGCTCTTTTGGAGAACAGGAACACGGCAAGCAAAACATGCGCAACCGCAACCCCGAGTTCACCACCCCGGGCATAATGGGCGCCCAGCAAGACAAGAGCTGACGCAGGTAAAAATAAAACCACAAAACGCATGCAATCGCCTCCGTGAGTCCAATATGGACAAACAAAAATGCCGATGACATGATTTAAGTCAAATGACAGAACAAAATACAGGAAACAAAACCATGACGGGACAAAATACATTGCAGTCAGTCAAAAGTGTGTCGATCTTCAAGGATATTCCGGAAGAAAAGCAAAAGCGGCTGGCAGAAATAGTCGTACAAAAAGGATACCGCAAGGGAGAGGTCATTTTCGAAGCCGACACCCCGGCCAGCGGCTTCTACGCGGTCATCAGCGGGAAAGTAAAAATCTACCGCAATTCCCCTTCCGGGAAAGAACAGATTCTGAACATATTCAAAACCGGAGAAAACTTTGCCGAGGTGCCAGTCTTCGAAGGCACGACCTTTCCCGTACACGCCCAAACCCTTGAAAATTCCATACTGCTCTATGTGCCGAGAGTGGAATTTGCCCGCATCATCGCCAGCGACCCTGATCTGGCCATGACCATGATGGCACAACTGTCATCACGATTGCGTATTCTGGTCAACAAGATCGAAGACCTGAGCCTCAAGGAAGCTCCGGCCCGGGTTGCCGCCCACCTGCTGCTGCTTGCCGGAAGCAGGGAATCCGCAACGTTCACACTGGACCTGCCCAAGGGACAAGTGGCCTTTTATCTGGGCACTATTCAGGAAACCCTGTCGCGCATACTCAAACGGTTTGTAAAAGACGAAATAATCGCCATGAACGGCAAGGAAATAACGATCCTGGACAAACAAGCCCTCAACAAAATCGCCGAACAAGGAAGATAGAAAACCCACGGTTCAAACGGTAAAAGCCCGCCACACATACGTGTAGCGGGCATGAAATGCTCAAAAGAACTCGGCGCTAGGCTTCGATCTTGTTCACGGCCTGCTGCAGGCGGGAAATCCTGCGGGCAGCAGTGCGGGGATGCATAACGTTCTTGCGGCCAGCCTTATCCAGGATGGACGTGGCAGCCTGCAAAGCTTCCTGCGCCTTGGGGGCATCGTTAGCTTCAATGGCATCACGAACGGCCTTGACCGTGTTCTTGATGCGAGTCTTGGTCATACGGTTGCGCAGGTTGCGCTTGAGGCTCTGACGGTGCCTTTTCAGTGCGGACTTGTGATTCGCCAAAACAGTTCTCCTAAAATCTATTAATTAAATTCGTAATAAACGATTTGTTCGCTTCCGAAGACAGGGATGTTTATATGTCCACGCCCCTGTTTGTCAAGCCCTTTTACACTTGAAGGGCATTAAAATCAGCCAAACGGCCAAGACGATCGACCAGAGCCTTGAGCAGGTTCAGACGATTCAGACGCAATGTCGTATCATCGCACATGACCATAACGTTGTCGAAGAACGCATCCACAGTAGGACGAAGTTCTCCCAACATACGGAAAAGACCGGAAAAATCATCAGCATCCCAAAGGTCTTCGAACGCTGCTCCCGTCTGTTCCAGCTTGGCGGCCAAGGCTTTTTCCTGCGCATCCCCGAGTTGCTCCGGGTCATAGTTGCCGGTCAACTCCTGTCCGGCCTCATCGCCCTGTTTGCGGATGATATTCGCCGCCCGCTTGAAAGTCAGCACGGCCTGTTCAAAGCCATCAGTACCGCTGAATTCAGCCAACGCCTCAAGACGCTTCTCCAGCGTGCGCACGTCTTCAAAACCGGCGCCAATGGCCGCATCCACGACCTTGGTCTCGAATCCCTTGCCCGAAAACAATGCCCGCAGTCGGTTGGCAAAAAAGTCCAGAAGCCGTGCCTTTGCCTCACCATCGTCCAGTTTCCACTTCACGTCGGAATATGCGGAACGAGCATAGGACAACAACTCAGCCAGATTCACATCCAGCCCGTGCTCCATGATGATACGGCATATTCCAAGTGCACAGCGGCGCAATGCAAACGGGTCATTGGCCCCGGTAGGCTTTTTGCCGAGGCCGAAACAACCGGTAAGCGTGTCAGCCTTGTCAGCCATGGAAAGCAGAGCACCGGACAGACTCGACGGAACCGGAGTCTCGGGTCCTGCCGGAAGATACTGCTCGTACAGGGCTTGGGAGATCACATCACCCTTGCCCGCCTTTTCCGCGTATATGCCGCCCATGACGCCCTGCAAGGAATCAAATTCGTTGACCATTTCAGAGACGAGATCCGCCTTGGCAAGACGCCCGGCCTGTGCATATGCCTCCAACTCGCCGGGGAGAATCCCCTTGGGCTCGGCGACAATCGTTGCGAGTTGGCCACACAATTTTTCCAGCCGACGGGCCTTGTCGCCCATGCTGCCCAGCGGGCCAAGGAAAACCACACTTTCGAGCTTGTCCAGCCAGGTCTGGAAATCAACACGGCAATCGGCTTCCCAGAAGAAACGGGCATCCTCCAACCGAGCCTTCAGAACACGCTCCCACCCCTTGCGAACAAGCGCTTCATCCTGAGGGACAAGATTCAGGGTGGTCAGGAAATGTGGCAACAGCTTTCCGTCTTTCCCTTGAACACCAAAGCTTTTCTGGTGACTCTGCATGCTTGTCAGCAACACTTCACGCGGCACTTCAAGATACATGGAATCAATATTGCCAAGAATAGGAACCGGCCATTCCACAAGGTTGGCCACTTCCTGCAACAGGCTCTCCTTCCAGACAATGGCTCCCCCTGCCTCGGCGGCCAGTCTATCGCCTTCTGACACAATGATCTGCTTGCGCCGCTCCGGATCCAGAATCACCTTGGCCTTGGCTTCCATGGTTTCAAAATATTTCGAAGCATGCTCAATGGTCCACGGCCCGGCTCCCATGACGCGATGCCCATGGGAAATACGGTCAGCTGTGAGGTTTTCCACGGAAAACTCGACCACGGCGTCATCCAGCAGGGCCAGCAGCCATCGGATGGGACGGCCAAAGGCAAAATCATACCCGCCCCAACGCATCCTTTTGGGAAAAGTCATGGCTTCCACGGCACGCACACACAAATCAGGCAGAATATCGAGGCTCTTGCCGCCGCCCACATTCTTTGTGGCGGCCAGATACTCACCCTTGTCTGTCTTCATGGTAAAAAGATCGGCCTCGGCCACGCCCTGCGTCTTGGCAAAGCCTTGACCGGCCTTGGTCAGGTTGCCGTCCTCGTCATAGGCGATACGCACCGGAGGACCGGACACGGTCTCCTGCTCGCTGCGCTGCTCCTCACCCATGCCCGTTACGTGCGCGGTCAGCCTGCGCGGGGTGGCATAGGTCGCCACGTGATCACAATCGATCATGGCCTCGGCAAGCAATTTCTCAAACCGCGCTGCCAGCTCGTCGGCCAGCTTGGGCACAAAACGCGCGGGCATTTCCTCTATTCCGATTTCCAGAATGAATTCTGCCATTATTCCACTCTTTTCGTTGCTGGTTCGCCCGTCAAAAACTATTCGTTCCGGCCAAGCATGGGATAGCCCATGTCTTCACGCTGCTGCGCATAGAGCTGCGCGATCTTCGAGGCAAGGTTGCGTACCCTGCCGATATAGGCGGCACGCTCGGTAATGGAAATTGCGCCTCGGGCATCCAGCAGGTTGAACGAATGCGAACACTTGAGACAAAAGTCGTATGCAGGCCACGGCAAGCCCTCTTCACAAAGCTTCAGACACTCACCCTCGAACTTGTTGAACAGGTCGAAAAGCATGTCCGCATCGGAAAGCTCGAAATTGTACTTGGACATCTCGACTTCATTCTGATGAAAGACGTTGCCGTACGTCACGGTGTCGTTCCACTTCAGGTCGTACACGGACTCCTTTTCCTGAAGATACATGCACAAACGCTCAAGCCCGTAGGTGATTTCCACGCTCACCGGTTTGAGATCAATGCCGCCCACCTGCTGGAAATAGGTAAACTGGGTGACTTCCATGCCGTTAAGCCAAACCTCCCAACCAAGTCCCCAGGCGCCAAGCGTGGGAGACTCCCAGTCATCTTCCACGAAACGGATGTCGTGTTCGCGAATATCAATACCGATGGCACCGAGGCTCTCCAGATACAGATCCTGTACATTGTCGGGCGACGGTTTCAGTATGACCTGAAACTGGTAGTAATGCTGCAAACGGTTGGGATTCTCTCCATACCGACCATCCGTGGGTCTCCTGGAAGGCTGCACATAGGCCACGTCCCACGGTTCGGGGCCGATGACCCGGAAAAAGGTGGAAGGATTGAACGTGCCCGCTCCGACTTCAATGTCCACAGGCTGAACAACGACGCACCCCTGCTTGGCCCAAAAGTCCTGCAGCTTCAAGATGACGTCCTGAAAATTCATGTAATACTCCAACGTATCAAACTTTTTTATAGTTCCTGCCCTCCCACTGGAGGCCAAGATGATAGGCAACAAAAAACTCGATCAATTCGAAAATCTGACTTCGAACATCTGCAGACATGCCTACGCCGCTCCACTGCGCCGGACTGCTGCGCATGATCCAGTCCAGCGCGCGCAATGCACCGACCGTAACGGGTCGAGCTAGTCCATCTACCGCTTTATTGTCCGATTTACAAGCAGAGCATGTCACCTGCCCGCTTTCCACGGAAAAAAGAACTTTTCCGACACCATTGAGCACGGCCCCACAGCGTGAACAGGACAGGAAATCCGGTGTGAAGCCCATTGTGAAAATCAGCCGCGCGCGAAAAAGCAGTGGAAAAAGATCGCCTTCGGGTTGCTGGTCGGCCAATGTTTCAAGCAAATCAACAAGCAGACCGAATGCAATGCGGCCATCATCTGCCCCGGGCTCGATAGCCTCGATGAACTTGATGCAATTCACGGCCTGTCCGACCAACGCCTTGTTGCGCTTCAGGGCCTGAAATCCGTTCAAAAGGGTTCCCTCGGTCAAACGCTGATACGCTCCGCGCTTATCCGAGGTTATGGAAAAAAGAACAAGATTAAGGGGATCAAGACACCCGAGAAAACGGCGACGGCTTCGCAGTCCGCCAAAGGCAAAGGCAGTGAATACGCCATGGGATGGAGTCAGCAGCCTGACCCAGGCGTCAGCCTCACGAAAACGCCCTACCCTGAGCACAAGGGCCTTTTCCGTGGCTTCCATGCATCATTCCTCGTCCGGAGTTACAATTTTCCGAAACGCAAATCCTGGGTTTTACCCTTCCCGGGGTCAAGCGGATACTCTTCGCCATTGTATTGAACAACTACGCCAGGGACATTGCCGATGCGAATACGGCGAAAACTATTAAACTTCAAACGAAGCGGCTCTCCATTGCGCAAGAAGAAATCCCTTGCCATATCGTTACCCTCGCTCTTCCACACACCAACCCAACATCCCTGCTTAGTTGTGGCGCGTATAACGAGAACATGAGCATATTTAACAGCATCAGCGTCATCGACATCGCTTTCGCCGGAAACGAACTCGTCATTGTTGCCGGTGTTTTCGGAAAGCGTTCCTCCTCCAGCACTTTGCCCTGCAGCAACAGAGGCCGTTTGCACGGCCTCCGAATTATTCTTCTGTTCCTTATCCGCAACACTGTCAGCGTCACTTTGTTCGTCCGAGCTATCAGGTGCTGCTGCAACCACATCTCCGGTCGCCCCGGCCCTTTCAGCAGATATGTCTTCGTTCGGCTGCTCTGCCGATTCCGCCACAACACTTTCAGAGGAAATCACTGCTTCTGATTGCTCGGTAATGGCTGTTTTCTGATAAAAACCAAAGTAATACACCAGTCCCCCCAGCAATGCCAGCAAGGCAATGATGATCGCGACGGAAAACATCGAATTCTTGCGATTTCCCGGCCTTCTTTCCACATCCTGAAACGCCAGATCAGCACGCGGATTCACCTCGTAATCCGTCGCATCCAACGCATCGGCTTCCACCGACTCCGTTACATCGAAGACCTGGGCCAATTCATCGGCATCCAACCCCAAAAAACGGGCATAGCTCCGAATGAAGCCCTTGGCATACACGGGATGGGGCAATTCGTCCTTGTTTCCATCCTCAATGGCAAGCAGGTTGCGGCGACTGATCTTGGTGACTTCCATCACCTCCTTGATGCTCAGGCCGCGGCGCTCGCGCTCATCCTTGAATATATTTCCAACTTCCTTGAAATCCATTTCTTTCTCCGGATTCATTTAATCCATGTAGCGAATCACGGCCTTTTCCTTCAACCCCTTGAGGTATTCGTCATAGACCTTTTCACGTTTTTCCTTGAGGAGTTCCGTGTATATGGAATCCTTGACTTCTTCAAACGGGACATATGTTCCCTTACTATTCCCAAGCAAACGGATGATGACAGGAGCGCCATTAATCTCCACCGGCCCCTTGATGTCGTCAACCTCCATCCCGCGCAGTGCAGCACGCCAGTCATCGTCAAGACTGGACCAGGACATTTCACCGATATCCCCACCGCTTTCAACGCCGGGGCCATCTGAGTACTGCAATACAGCCTCCTCGAAAGACAGCTCACCGTCATTAATCTTGCGCATGACCTCATCTGCGGAAACATTATCGGGAACCATGATGATGGCCAAATGCACACCGCCGCCAGTAAAGTATTCCTGCTTCCTGGCTTCATAGGCTTCACGTGTTTCGGAATCGGTAACCAGCACCTTGCGGCTGACCATGCCTCCCAAAAGACGTTGCTTCTTCATGTTGCTGCGGATCTGTTCCTGCAGAGCGTTCATGTCCAGCCCTTCCCTGGCCAGTTGCTCCTTGAACGCGGCATCGTCAAGATTGCTGCGTTCCTTGAGTCTATCGACCTCGGCCTGAACGGCATCCTCGTCAACCGTAATACCGTATTTT encodes:
- the nadB gene encoding L-aspartate oxidase, which translates into the protein MNDHRMTTDALIIGSGIAGAVAALTLAEAGVETTILTAGEELTWGNTSLAQGGIVYTSEEDSPKSLEKDILTAGWNHNYIRAVRHLAQHGPEILKKVLIEKYPVPFSKTHDSWNLTKEGGHSIARILYCADHTGKNIMETLAEALNASPNIRILTSRTAIDLLTTGHHARHTDYQYSLNNQCVGAYVFNEENKSVETILARFTMLATGGVGQVFLHTTNTQSSIGSGLAMAQRAGAKLMNCEYIQFHPTALYGGAKRGERRFLVSEAVRGEGAKLVNGSGEAFMPKYDERADLAPRDIVTRAIMDEMLHSGADCVYLDVSNNVDCDIHERFPTISQNCANMGVDICSQPIPVVPAAHYFCGGVLTDINGRTTLDRLYAAGETSCTGVHGANRLASTSLLEGLVWGYGAANDIAKHLAHKKTILTRKLVDSIPDWQSPGNIENEDPALIAQDWATVRNTMWNYVGIARNKYRLNRAFADLRNLYKNLQDFYRKTPPSKPIIDLFHGSQCAYIITLAAMRNKQSKGCHFRVR
- a CDS encoding TrkH family potassium uptake protein, whose amino-acid sequence is MRWQYVLHVIGALVGCVGLTMLWPLCWGLYYGDAGAMPLALAMLITVASGVTLFFVFRKKTAKGISHREGMAIVALGWFAAGVFGGLPFLFSGTFPGLVDCVFESLSGFTTTGSSVLSDIEALPRSILFWRSLTHWLGGMGIIVLSLAILPFLGVGGMQLYKAEVPGPVPDKLKPRIKDTAMVLWKVYVLFSVLETVLLMFGGMDLFDALCHTFGTMATGGFSTKNTSVAYFDSAYIDYVITAFMLIAGINFSLHYLLLKGKPKTMFKDPEFRTFVSLFSLFVLVLTVAVYVAGNYDNTADAFRYTSFQVASILTTTGFATANYELWPGVCQAILLFCMFVGGCAGSTGGGMKVMRIMLIMKQSYQELFRLIHPRAVSRVKMGRRPVPDDVIRGVWGFFVLWLGLFVLCAFVVAGTGADVVSSFAAALACIGNIGPGIGTVGPTENYAHFSDMAKWMLTFCMVLGRLEIYTVVILFVPEFWRK
- the trkA gene encoding Trk system potassium transporter TrkA, which translates into the protein MRIIIVGAGEVGFHISRRLAVENKEVVVVDRSADALKRVAEATDVQTIEGSGCSPQVLSDAGVEGADILLAVTDSDEVNILSCFYANRLSPKTTKLARLRSADYTNHSELLTGDGLNIAKIINPDQEVVDSILRLMSVPGAMEISEFAQGKIRLSGINLPDQSPLIGTRLLNLREHIGDVPLVIAAIVRDNTLIIPSGADEVRQGDVVYLAYDIKDQEDILERLGVTAEPLRKVLIIGGGNIGYKLAKSLDNKFYHTRILEQDPRRCDWLSERLDRPIVLMGNGTDQEVLSQENVGDLDLVIAVTGDEETNILSCVLAKSLGTKSTITRINNFAYMPLIEPIGIDHLVCPRLSAINSLLHFIRRGQVISTASIKGEEAEALEAIAQENSEIVGKPIMDLGFPRGCLVLCFQRGDEVVIPRGDTVIEPQDRLIILSTRQNIPKVEKALDVKMEFF
- a CDS encoding nitrite reductase; the encoded protein is MSVTMQKKAMQEDTKPAVISRRDGSFDVGVASIYGRVCADDLSVVNRVVQEFGLPGIRLSAARTMVVEGVPNDLADRVQQALGSACASVQYMISGCPGNDVCKRGALSTASMAQRLEKVLEDLGTMPAPVKCGLSGCPRCCGESVVRDVGLMGTGKKGWTVFFGGNAGRKIRAGDEVGRGLNDEQTIALASRLLAVYRAKARPRERTARFVERVGIAMIKRVVMRGPEHDD
- a CDS encoding cupin domain-containing protein, encoding MKNVNLYELNGFKDLAFSSQLVHESPYMKVLSFNFRAGQKLPVHSHDLEGELTIAVLEGEGRFLAQDDASIPARAGDVLCSRIAEPHGVEADTDMRVLVTIAPPI